A window of Microcoleus sp. FACHB-831 contains these coding sequences:
- a CDS encoding non-ribosomal peptide synthetase has protein sequence MSNFKLNSKRRALLELLLKEQGVEASSNQRIPRRQESDSIPLSFAQQRLWFLEQFDPGASAYNLTGAVLFKGQLNVAVLEQSFNAIAQRHEALRTNFTNVDGKLIQAIAPADACHLNLTIIDLTQLAPNEQQATIQRLAIEEDRQPFDLEKELLLRTKLLKLDAQQYVLLLTMHHIVSDGWSIGVLIKELAALYESFSTGKQSNLPELPIQYADFAIWQRQWLQGDVLNNQLSYWRQQLEGLPPLLELPTDRPRPAIQTSCGGTRSILLPQELTTALKKLSQQEDVTLFMTLLAAFKTLLCRYIGQTDIVVGSTIANRNRSEIEGLIGVFINTLVLRTNLSGNPSFRDLLRRVREVTLGAYNHQDLPFEKLVEELQPTRSLSRNPLFQVMFQLRNAPMPALEIPGLNLSLLEVERGTTQFDLSLDMEEVGERLKASIEYSTDLFDAATITRMLGHLQTILEGIVANPDQSISHLPLLTQVEQQQVLAWNDTKIAYPEVLIHQLFEQQVERTPDAIAVVYEDVETRYIASLTYIELNQKANSLAHYLQKLGVGADDLVGICVERSLDTIIGILGILKAGGAYLPLDPAYPRHRLALMLEDAQVPILITQKHLSEQLPQHQTSVVYLDAHWQLINQENQENPVVNSTAENLAYVIYTSGSTGKPKGVMIAHQSLANYVQAAVAEYGIGMCDSPAETRRERILQFASLSFDTSAEEIFPALTTGATLVLRTDEMLGAVSQFLQKCLDLQITVLDLPTAYWHELTHAIQQENLKLPPSIRLILIGGEKALPEKVAIWKKHIDNSVRLVNTYGPTEATIVSTKYELSPPEVVNTVNIPIGKPIANAQIYILDGNLQLVPIGVPGELYIGGAGLAKGYLNRPELTAEKFILNPYAHAEDSYPYSSEILYKTGDLVRYLPDGNIEYLGRIDNQVKIRGFRIELGEIEAAVLQYPEIKETVVLVWEDETSYKRLVAYIVPKVARDLNSSEIRSFLNAKLPEYMMPASFILLDKLPLTPNGKVDKQALPKPEDKLAPAVDLVPPKTTTEELLARIWSEVLRIERVGIHDNFFELGGDSILSIQIISKANQAGLQLTPKLLFQHQTIAKLAAVVGTNQTIQSEQNLIVGQVPLTPIQHWFFEEDFVDPHHWNQAVLLEVRQPLNLTLLQQAIQQLLLHHDALRLRFVQSESGWQQFNAEPDNVVPFTQIDLSALSVDEQKNAIASTASEIQASLNLAEGSIVRVALFDLGAQASRLLIVIHHLAVDGVSWRILISDLQTAYEQLNRGETIKLPAKTTSFKYLAERLVDYAQSPTLHSELNYWLALQKPVSCLPVDYPEGTNTVATAANVSVLLSQEETQALLQEVPKTYRTEINDVLLTALVQAFAQWTNNSKLLVDLEGHGREEIFDDVDSSRTVGWFTSVFPVLLQLTDAANPGETLKVVKEQLRSIPNRGIGYGILRYLSDIAQQLQTCPKAEVNFNYFGQFDQALPESSLFGLTQDPCGSAFSPKGNRSYLLEINGFVSGGKLQIDWTYSEEIYRRATVERLAESYLDKLRSLISHCQSPEAGGYTPSDFSEFQWSQWSQTDLDEILTAIGEV, from the coding sequence ATGAGTAATTTTAAACTTAACTCTAAAAGACGGGCATTACTGGAATTATTGCTCAAAGAACAAGGAGTAGAAGCTTCATCTAATCAAAGAATTCCGCGCCGACAAGAAAGCGATTCTATTCCGTTATCATTTGCTCAACAACGGTTATGGTTTTTAGAGCAATTCGATCCTGGGGCATCGGCTTATAACTTAACTGGTGCTGTGCTGTTCAAAGGACAGTTAAATGTAGCCGTTTTGGAGCAAAGTTTTAATGCGATCGCACAGCGTCACGAAGCATTACGAACTAATTTTACTAACGTTGATGGTAAATTAATTCAAGCGATCGCGCCTGCGGATGCTTGCCACTTAAATTTAACAATTATTGATTTAACTCAATTAGCACCAAACGAACAACAAGCAACAATTCAGCGTTTGGCTATTGAGGAAGATAGACAACCATTTGATTTAGAAAAAGAACTATTATTACGAACCAAGTTGCTGAAATTAGATGCTCAGCAATACGTCTTACTGTTGACAATGCACCACATTGTCTCAGATGGTTGGTCGATAGGAGTGCTGATTAAAGAATTAGCAGCATTATACGAATCTTTTTCTACTGGTAAGCAATCTAATTTACCAGAGTTGCCAATTCAGTATGCAGACTTTGCTATCTGGCAAAGGCAGTGGCTACAAGGTGATGTCCTGAACAATCAGCTATCTTACTGGCGGCAACAATTAGAGGGATTGCCACCTTTATTAGAACTGCCGACTGATAGACCTAGACCTGCAATCCAAACAAGTTGCGGTGGTACGCGATCAATCTTACTACCCCAAGAATTAACTACAGCACTGAAAAAACTCAGCCAACAGGAAGATGTCACTTTATTTATGACTTTGTTGGCGGCATTTAAAACGCTGCTGTGTCGCTACATAGGACAGACAGATATAGTTGTAGGTTCTACAATTGCTAACCGCAATCGCTCAGAAATTGAAGGATTAATTGGAGTTTTCATTAATACATTAGTTCTGCGTACAAATCTATCAGGTAATCCCAGTTTTCGTGATTTGCTGCGACGAGTGCGCGAGGTGACGTTAGGAGCATACAATCATCAAGATTTACCTTTTGAAAAGTTAGTTGAAGAATTACAGCCTACTCGTAGTCTTAGCCGTAATCCCTTATTTCAGGTAATGTTCCAATTAAGGAACGCGCCTATGCCTGCTTTAGAAATACCTGGATTAAATTTAAGTTTGTTGGAAGTTGAGCGGGGAACAACCCAGTTTGACTTAAGTTTAGATATGGAGGAAGTAGGAGAAAGGCTAAAGGCATCAATTGAATACAGCACTGATTTATTTGACGCAGCAACTATTACTAGAATGTTGGGGCATTTGCAAACAATACTTGAAGGTATTGTTGCTAATCCCGATCAAAGTATTTCTCATTTACCGTTGCTGACACAGGTAGAACAGCAGCAAGTATTAGCATGGAATGATACTAAAATTGCATATCCAGAAGTATTAATTCATCAGTTATTTGAGCAGCAGGTAGAACGTACCCCTGATGCGATCGCGGTAGTTTATGAAGATGTAGAGACGCGATATATCGCGTCTCTAACATACATAGAACTGAATCAAAAAGCTAATTCCTTAGCACATTACTTACAAAAATTGGGAGTAGGTGCTGATGATTTAGTGGGGATTTGTGTAGAGCGATCGCTCGATACAATTATCGGTATTCTAGGCATTCTTAAAGCAGGTGGTGCTTACTTGCCCTTAGATCCTGCTTATCCTCGACATCGGTTGGCATTAATGTTAGAAGATGCCCAAGTACCGATTTTAATAACTCAAAAGCATTTATCAGAACAACTACCTCAACATCAAACATCTGTTGTTTATTTAGATGCACATTGGCAATTAATTAATCAAGAAAACCAGGAAAATCCTGTTGTTAATTCCACAGCAGAAAATCTCGCTTATGTAATTTATACTTCCGGTTCAACTGGTAAACCCAAGGGAGTGATGATTGCCCATCAATCCTTGGCAAATTATGTACAAGCAGCAGTAGCGGAATATGGGATTGGAATGTGCGATTCTCCTGCGGAGACGCGACGCGAACGCATTCTGCAATTTGCTTCCTTAAGTTTTGATACCAGTGCAGAAGAGATTTTTCCAGCACTCACTACAGGGGCTACTCTGGTATTGCGAACAGATGAGATGTTAGGGGCAGTATCTCAATTCCTGCAAAAATGCCTTGATTTACAAATTACTGTTTTAGATTTACCCACAGCTTACTGGCATGAATTAACTCACGCCATACAGCAAGAAAATTTAAAATTACCTCCATCAATCCGCTTAATTCTAATTGGTGGTGAAAAGGCACTACCTGAAAAAGTTGCCATTTGGAAAAAACATATAGATAATTCCGTTCGTTTGGTTAATACTTATGGACCAACAGAAGCAACAATTGTTTCAACTAAATACGAGTTATCCCCACCAGAAGTAGTTAATACAGTAAATATTCCTATTGGTAAACCTATTGCTAATGCTCAAATATATATTTTAGACGGCAATTTGCAACTGGTTCCCATTGGTGTTCCAGGCGAGTTATATATTGGCGGTGCTGGTTTAGCAAAAGGCTATTTAAATCGTCCTGAACTGACAGCAGAAAAATTTATCCTTAATCCTTATGCTCATGCAGAGGATAGTTATCCTTATTCGTCAGAGATTCTGTATAAAACAGGAGATTTAGTTCGCTATCTCCCAGATGGAAATATTGAGTATTTAGGACGGATTGATAATCAGGTAAAAATTAGAGGTTTTCGGATTGAATTAGGGGAAATAGAGGCAGCCGTACTGCAATATCCTGAAATTAAAGAAACAGTTGTTTTAGTTTGGGAAGATGAGACTAGCTATAAACGATTAGTCGCTTACATTGTTCCCAAGGTTGCTCGGGATTTAAATTCTAGCGAAATCAGAAGTTTTTTAAATGCAAAACTTCCTGAATACATGATGCCTGCTAGCTTTATACTGCTAGATAAGCTACCCCTTACTCCTAACGGTAAAGTTGATAAGCAAGCTCTACCAAAACCCGAAGATAAACTTGCTCCAGCAGTTGATTTAGTTCCTCCCAAAACTACGACAGAAGAATTATTAGCTCGGATATGGAGTGAAGTTTTAAGAATAGAGCGGGTAGGTATCCATGACAACTTTTTTGAGTTGGGTGGCGATTCTATCCTGAGTATTCAAATTATTTCTAAGGCTAATCAAGCAGGATTACAACTAACTCCTAAATTGTTATTCCAACATCAAACAATTGCGAAATTAGCAGCAGTAGTAGGTACAAACCAAACAATTCAATCTGAACAAAATTTAATAGTTGGTCAAGTACCCCTAACACCAATTCAACATTGGTTTTTTGAGGAAGATTTTGTCGATCCTCATCACTGGAATCAAGCAGTTTTGTTAGAAGTACGACAACCACTTAATTTAACTTTGTTGCAACAAGCCATACAGCAGTTATTGTTACATCACGATGCTTTACGCTTAAGGTTTGTGCAATCAGAATCTGGTTGGCAACAATTTAATGCAGAACCAGATAATGTTGTGCCATTTACACAGATAGATTTATCAGCATTATCAGTAGATGAACAAAAAAATGCGATCGCATCTACCGCCAGCGAAATCCAAGCTAGTTTAAATTTAGCTGAAGGGTCAATAGTACGGGTAGCTTTGTTTGATTTAGGCGCACAAGCAAGCCGCTTATTAATTGTGATCCATCATTTAGCGGTTGATGGTGTTTCTTGGCGAATTTTAATATCCGATTTACAAACAGCTTACGAACAGTTAAATCGTGGTGAAACTATAAAACTGCCAGCGAAAACAACTTCTTTTAAATATTTGGCTGAACGTTTAGTAGACTATGCACAATCTCCAACCTTGCACTCAGAGTTAAATTACTGGTTAGCATTACAAAAACCTGTTAGTTGCTTACCAGTAGACTATCCAGAAGGAACTAATACAGTAGCAACAGCCGCTAATGTTTCTGTATTACTAAGTCAAGAAGAAACTCAAGCATTGTTGCAAGAAGTTCCTAAGACTTATCGCACAGAAATTAATGATGTATTACTAACAGCATTAGTTCAAGCTTTTGCCCAGTGGACAAACAACAGTAAATTACTCGTAGATTTAGAAGGACACGGGCGCGAAGAAATTTTTGATGATGTCGATTCGTCGCGTACTGTTGGTTGGTTTACTTCTGTATTTCCAGTGTTGTTGCAACTTACAGATGCAGCTAACCCTGGAGAAACTTTGAAGGTAGTAAAAGAACAGTTGCGTAGTATTCCCAATCGTGGCATCGGCTATGGGATTTTACGCTACTTGAGCGACATTGCTCAACAACTACAAACCTGTCCAAAGGCAGAGGTCAATTTTAATTACTTTGGACAATTTGACCAAGCTTTACCAGAATCATCTTTGTTTGGATTAACTCAAGATCCCTGCGGTTCGGCATTTAGCCCTAAAGGAAATCGATCTTATTTATTAGAAATTAACGGTTTTGTTAGCGGTGGAAAACTACAAATTGATTGGACATATAGCGAGGAAATTTATCGACGTGCAACAGTTGAGCGTTTAGCTGAGAGTTATTTAGACAAATTGCGATCGCTTATTTCCCACTGTCAATCTCCCGAAGCTGGAGGCTATACCCCTTCTGACTTCTCAGAGTTTCAGTGGAGTCAATGGAGCCAAACAGATTTAGACGAAATTTTAACAGCAATAGGAGAGGTTTGA
- a CDS encoding non-ribosomal peptide synthetase has translation MGKGNVEDFYPISPMQQGMLFHTIYEPNSGVYFEQLSCTIQGNLNVEFFQRAWQQVIDRHPILRTCFIWEGIKEPVQAVQRQVKLPWQQYDWQEIPTTEQQQKLEFFLQADREQGFDLKQTPPMRLTLIRLSKDSYRFIWSHHHILLDGWSNPILLKEIFDYYSAFCQGEELSLPRPRPYRDYIAWLHQQKLSQAEAFWREKLIGFGSPTTLKITQNQLSVGDTQSSYDDQEIHLSATTTTALQSLARQHQLTLNTLVQAAWALLLSRYSGENDVVFGTAVSGRPPSLIGSDAMVGLFINTLPVRVKIGASDTLLSWLKQLQAQQVDARQYEYTPLAEIQRWSEVAGGMPLFESLIVFENYPLDAAVQQINQDLQIKDVISFEKTNYPLTVMAVPGAELSLKMLYDTQRFDAATIQRILGHLQTLLAGMVAEPNQSLATLPMLTKDELHQLLVEFNQTRSTINNCTITQLFEAQVEKTPDAVAVICENQQLTYRELNQKANQLASYLQSLGVKPEVLVGVCVERSLYTIIALLGILKAGGAYVPLDPTYPQERLAFMLADAQVSVLLTKKALLEILPQHNANVVCLDTDGKAIETAPVNTNIVNLNPSSLAYVLYTSGSTGTPKGVLGLHSNTVNRLTWNPYPFSPDEICCQKTSLNFVDSVWEIFAPLIHGIPTVIIPDQTVKYPEQLVKTLSEQNVTRLVLVPSLLRVILDTFTDLDKRLPKLKYWVSSGEALSVDLVQSFYQQLPNSRLINLYGSSEVAADVTWHDTSTSEFSDFVPIGGPIANTQVYICDRNLQPVPIGVQGEIYIGGANLARGYLNRPELTAEKFITNPLTTQLNSQIEISEKLYKTGDLGCYLPNGEIKYLGRIDHQVKIRGIRIEIGEIEALINQYPAVADSVVIVREDSPGNQRLVAYVVSKTDITQEVRSFLKQHLPEYMIPAAFVQMEALPLTPNGKINRLALPASDNYRPEQESVFVAPQTQIEQEIAEIWTAVLSLDKVGIKDNFFDLGGHSLMATQLISRVKKNFGVDVSLPEFFKSPTIKDLAEIVETQILIKSNGAKIDELLDQMENLDEAEVQKLLSLTNGR, from the coding sequence ATGGGCAAAGGTAACGTTGAAGATTTCTATCCCATTTCGCCCATGCAGCAGGGGATGCTTTTCCACACAATTTATGAACCTAATTCTGGGGTTTATTTTGAACAGCTAAGTTGTACCATCCAAGGCAACTTGAATGTAGAGTTTTTCCAACGCGCTTGGCAGCAGGTAATTGATCGGCATCCGATTTTACGCACCTGCTTTATTTGGGAAGGCATCAAAGAACCTGTGCAAGCCGTCCAGCGCCAGGTAAAATTGCCCTGGCAGCAATATGATTGGCAAGAAATACCCACAACTGAACAGCAACAAAAATTAGAGTTTTTCTTACAAGCAGATCGAGAACAAGGATTCGATCTCAAGCAAACGCCACCCATGCGTTTAACATTAATTAGGTTAAGCAAAGATAGTTATCGCTTTATTTGGAGTCACCACCACATTTTGTTAGATGGTTGGTCAAATCCTATATTGTTAAAGGAAATTTTTGATTATTACTCTGCATTTTGTCAAGGTGAAGAATTATCTTTACCTCGCCCCCGTCCTTATCGAGATTATATTGCTTGGCTGCATCAACAGAAATTATCCCAGGCTGAGGCTTTCTGGCGGGAAAAATTAATAGGATTTGGATCGCCTACAACTTTAAAAATTACTCAAAATCAGTTGAGTGTTGGAGATACTCAATCAAGTTACGACGACCAAGAAATTCATTTATCAGCAACTACAACCACAGCTTTACAATCTCTAGCGCGACAGCATCAGTTAACACTTAATACATTAGTACAAGCAGCATGGGCATTGTTATTAAGTCGTTATAGTGGCGAAAATGATGTTGTTTTTGGGACTGCTGTTTCTGGTCGCCCGCCTAGTTTAATTGGCTCAGATGCGATGGTAGGGTTGTTTATTAATACTCTGCCAGTACGGGTTAAGATTGGCGCGTCAGATACTCTTTTATCTTGGTTAAAACAGCTACAAGCGCAACAAGTCGATGCGCGTCAGTATGAATATACTCCCTTAGCTGAAATCCAAAGATGGAGTGAAGTTGCTGGCGGTATGCCTTTATTTGAAAGTTTGATAGTTTTTGAAAATTATCCCTTAGATGCGGCTGTTCAGCAGATAAATCAAGATTTACAAATTAAGGATGTTATATCTTTTGAAAAAACTAACTATCCACTAACTGTAATGGCAGTACCAGGCGCAGAGTTATCGTTAAAGATGTTGTACGATACTCAGCGATTTGATGCTGCTACAATTCAGCGAATTTTAGGACATCTGCAAACATTGTTAGCAGGTATGGTTGCGGAACCGAATCAATCTTTGGCAACGCTGCCAATGCTGACAAAGGATGAATTACATCAGCTTTTGGTGGAGTTTAATCAAACGCGATCTACAATTAATAATTGTACAATTACTCAATTATTTGAAGCACAGGTAGAAAAAACACCAGATGCTGTTGCCGTTATCTGTGAGAACCAACAACTTACTTATCGAGAACTAAATCAGAAAGCAAATCAACTAGCTTCTTATTTGCAATCTTTGGGTGTTAAACCTGAAGTTTTGGTAGGGGTTTGTGTAGAGCGATCGCTCTATACTATAATTGCCTTACTCGGTATACTAAAAGCTGGTGGCGCTTACGTTCCCTTAGACCCCACTTATCCCCAAGAACGTTTAGCATTTATGCTGGCAGATGCTCAAGTGTCAGTGCTATTAACCAAAAAAGCACTCTTAGAAATTCTGCCTCAACATAACGCTAATGTTGTTTGTTTAGATACAGATGGGAAAGCTATAGAAACCGCCCCAGTAAATACTAATATTGTAAATTTAAATCCCTCTAGCCTTGCCTATGTTCTATATACATCAGGCTCTACTGGAACGCCTAAAGGTGTTTTAGGTTTACATAGCAACACCGTTAATCGCTTAACATGGAATCCTTACCCATTTTCACCTGATGAAATTTGTTGCCAAAAAACTTCCCTTAACTTTGTAGACTCGGTTTGGGAAATTTTTGCACCATTAATTCACGGTATACCCACAGTAATTATTCCCGATCAAACAGTTAAATATCCCGAACAATTAGTTAAAACTCTCTCTGAACAAAATGTTACTCGCTTGGTTTTAGTTCCCTCTTTGTTGCGGGTAATATTAGATACGTTCACGGATTTAGATAAACGTCTACCTAAACTTAAGTATTGGGTTAGTAGTGGTGAAGCACTTTCTGTAGATTTAGTACAAAGTTTTTACCAACAACTGCCTAACAGCAGATTAATTAACCTTTATGGTTCATCAGAAGTAGCTGCTGACGTTACTTGGCACGATACTAGCACAAGTGAATTTAGTGATTTTGTGCCTATTGGTGGCCCAATTGCTAATACCCAAGTTTATATATGCGATCGCAATTTACAACCAGTACCCATCGGTGTACAAGGTGAGATCTATATCGGCGGGGCAAATTTAGCACGCGGCTATTTAAACCGTCCCGAATTAACGGCAGAAAAATTTATTACTAACCCGTTAACAACTCAATTAAATTCTCAGATTGAGATTTCCGAGAAGTTGTATAAAACTGGGGATTTGGGTTGTTACTTACCTAATGGAGAAATTAAATATTTAGGTAGAATTGACCATCAAGTAAAAATTCGCGGTATTCGTATAGAAATAGGTGAAATTGAAGCGTTAATAAATCAATATCCCGCAGTTGCAGATAGTGTTGTAATTGTTAGAGAAGATTCGCCTGGTAATCAGCGCCTAGTTGCTTATGTAGTCAGTAAAACCGATATTACTCAGGAAGTGCGGAGCTTTTTAAAACAACATTTGCCAGAGTATATGATTCCTGCTGCATTTGTACAAATGGAGGCTTTACCACTAACACCAAATGGAAAAATCAATCGTCTTGCATTACCTGCATCTGATAATTATCGTCCAGAGCAAGAGTCAGTTTTTGTAGCACCTCAAACACAAATTGAACAGGAAATTGCGGAAATTTGGACAGCAGTTTTAAGTTTAGACAAGGTGGGAATTAAAGATAACTTTTTCGATTTGGGAGGTCATTCCTTAATGGCGACTCAATTAATCTCGCGGGTTAAGAAAAATTTTGGAGTGGATGTAAGTTTGCCAGAGTTCTTTAAATCTCCCACTATTAAAGATTTAGCTGAAATAGTGGAAACACAAATTTTGATTAAATCGAATGGTGCAAAAATTGATGAACTATTAGACCAGATGGAAAACCTTGATGAAGCAGAAGTCCAGAAGCTTTTATCTCTTACTAATGGTAGATAA
- the panP gene encoding pyridoxal-dependent aspartate 1-decarboxylase PanP, translating into MNEGTIEVQKIYQGGQPSGGLQDRFEEQIINLFSATEESSAETELQTRIDLITKSFLEAKQISRDVDLESVVEKFADSKLPLFPTDIDSYIEDLATNVVADSIHVSSPRFIGHMTSSLPYFFQPLGKLMTAMNQNVVKVETAKAFSPYERQALAMMHRLIYGFGDDFYTQHTQNSESTLGMMVTGGTLANITAMWCYRNALLGAKDDFGGVENEGLAAALNFYGYQGAVIIGSSLMHYSFEKAAGLLGIGDRNLIKIPTDQNHRLNLAALRETITECRQRNLLIIALVGIAGTTDSGAIDPLLEMSAIAQEYNINFHVDAAWGGAVLFSEQNQHKLAGIELADSVTIDGHKQLYLPMGLGMVILRNPHLAKYIEKTARYTVRKESPDLGKRSLEGSRPGMSLFLQAALNIIGHKGYEFLIDSGIKKAQYLANEINRKPEFELLFKPEINILLYRYIPEPFRQKTAQGKLTTSDNQAINDFNELLQNAQRQAGNTFVSRTTLENTAYGAGVPIVALRVVLANPLTTEADIDAVLNDQIKTAAKLPVITFNEEVNDDNL; encoded by the coding sequence ATGAATGAAGGAACAATAGAAGTGCAAAAAATTTATCAAGGTGGGCAACCATCTGGTGGTTTGCAGGACAGGTTTGAAGAACAAATTATTAATTTATTTTCTGCTACTGAAGAATCAAGTGCAGAAACAGAATTACAAACCAGGATTGACTTAATTACTAAAAGCTTTTTAGAAGCTAAACAAATTAGTAGAGACGTAGATTTAGAATCAGTTGTTGAAAAATTTGCTGATAGTAAACTTCCTCTATTTCCAACTGACATAGATAGTTATATAGAAGATTTAGCTACTAATGTTGTCGCTGATTCGATCCATGTATCTTCACCCAGATTTATCGGTCACATGACAAGTTCGCTTCCCTATTTTTTCCAGCCATTAGGGAAGCTAATGACAGCGATGAACCAAAATGTAGTGAAGGTGGAAACCGCCAAAGCATTTAGCCCTTATGAACGCCAAGCTTTGGCGATGATGCACCGCTTAATTTACGGTTTTGGTGATGATTTTTATACTCAACATACTCAAAATAGTGAGAGTACGTTGGGGATGATGGTAACTGGTGGAACACTGGCTAATATTACCGCCATGTGGTGCTATCGGAATGCTTTGTTAGGAGCAAAAGATGATTTTGGTGGTGTAGAAAATGAAGGTTTAGCTGCGGCGTTAAACTTTTATGGATATCAGGGCGCGGTGATAATTGGCTCTAGCTTAATGCACTACTCTTTTGAGAAAGCTGCGGGATTATTAGGAATAGGCGATCGCAATTTAATTAAAATTCCCACAGACCAAAATCATCGGCTGAATCTAGCTGCACTGCGAGAAACAATAACCGAGTGTCGTCAACGCAATCTATTAATTATTGCTTTAGTTGGAATTGCTGGAACTACTGATTCTGGGGCGATAGATCCACTGCTTGAAATGAGTGCGATCGCGCAAGAATATAATATCAATTTTCATGTCGATGCTGCTTGGGGTGGCGCAGTTCTTTTTTCTGAACAAAATCAACATAAACTCGCTGGCATAGAATTAGCAGATTCCGTCACAATTGACGGACATAAACAACTGTATTTGCCAATGGGTTTAGGCATGGTGATTTTAAGAAATCCCCATTTAGCAAAATATATTGAAAAAACCGCCCGTTATACTGTTCGTAAAGAATCACCGGATTTAGGTAAACGCAGCTTAGAAGGTTCCCGCCCAGGAATGAGCTTATTTTTACAAGCTGCATTAAATATCATTGGGCATAAAGGTTATGAATTTTTAATTGATTCCGGCATTAAAAAAGCTCAATACCTTGCTAATGAAATTAACAGGAAGCCAGAATTTGAATTATTGTTTAAACCAGAAATTAATATTCTGCTATACCGCTATATTCCAGAACCATTTAGACAAAAAACTGCTCAAGGAAAATTAACTACATCTGACAATCAAGCAATTAATGACTTTAATGAGTTGTTGCAAAATGCCCAGCGCCAAGCTGGTAATACTTTCGTCTCACGCACAACATTAGAAAACACTGCCTATGGTGCAGGAGTACCAATTGTTGCATTGCGCGTAGTTCTGGCTAATCCTTTAACTACTGAAGCTGATATTGATGCAGTACTGAACGATCAAATAAAAACCGCCGCAAAGCTTCCCGTGATTACATTTAATGAGGAGGTTAATGATGACAACCTCTAA